A genomic segment from Triticum dicoccoides isolate Atlit2015 ecotype Zavitan chromosome 1A, WEW_v2.0, whole genome shotgun sequence encodes:
- the LOC119273107 gene encoding transcription factor MYC2-like: MNLWTDDNASMMEAFMASADMPAFPWGAAATPPPPAAVPQQPAFNQDTLQQRLQAIIEGSRETWTYAIFWQSSTDAGASLLGWGDGYYKGCDDADKRRQQPTPASAAEQEHRKRVLRELNSLIAGGGAAAPDEAVEEEVTDTEWFFLVSMTQSFPNGMGLPGQALFAGQPTWIATGLASAPCERARQAYTFGLRTMVCIPLGTGVLELGATEVIFQTNDSLGRIRSLFNLNGGGGGSGSWPPIAPPPQEAETDPSVLWLADAPAGDMKESPPSVEISVSKPPQPQPPQIHQFENGSTSTLTENPGLSVHAQQPPPQQAAASAQRQNQHQLQHQHQLQLQHQHNQGPFRRELNFSDFASNASVTVTPPFFKPESGEILNFGADSTSRRNPSPAPPAATASLTTAPGSLFSQHTATVTAPSNDAKNNPKRSMEATSRASNTNHHQTATANEGMLSFSSAPTTRPSTGTGAPAKSESDHSDLEASVREVESSRVVPPPEEKRPRKRGRKPANGREEPLNHVEAERQRREKLNQRFYALRAVVPNVSKMDKASLLGDAISYINELRGKMTALESDKETLHSQIEALKKERDARPAAPSSGMHDNGARCHAVEIEAKILGLEAMIRVQCHKRNHPAAKLMTALRELDLDVYHASVSVVKDIMIQQVAVKMATRVYSQDQLNAALYGRLAEPGTAMQIR; this comes from the coding sequence ATGAACCTGTGGACGGACGACAACGCCTCCATGATGGAGGCCTTCATGGCCTCCGCCGACATGCCGGCCTTCCCCTGGGGCGCGGcggccaccccgccgccgccggccgccgtgccGCAGCAGCCGGCCTTCAACCAGGACACGCTGCAGCAGCGCCTGCAGGCCATCATCGAGGGCTCCAGGGAGACCTGGACCTACGCCATCTTCTGGCAGTCCTCCACCGACGCCGGCGCCTCGCTCCTCGGCTGGGGCGACGGCTACTACAAGGGCTGCGACGACGCCGACAAGCGCCGCCAGCAGCCCACCCCGGCCTCCGCCGCCGAGCAGGAGCACCGCAAGCGCGTCCTCCGGGAGCTCAACTCGCTCATAGCCGGGGGAGGCGCCGCCGCGCCCGACGAGGCCGTCGAGGAGGAGGTCACGGACACCGAGTGGTTCTTCCTCGTCTCCATGACCCAGTCCTTCCCCAACGGGATGGGCTTGCCGGGCCAGGCGCTCTTCGCCGGCCAGCCCACCTGGATCGCCACGGGGCTCGCCAGCGCGCCCTGCGAGCGGGCCAGGCAGGCCTACACCTTCGGCCTCCGCACCATGGTCTGCATCCCCCTCGGCACCGGCGTGCTCGAGCTAGGCGCCACCGAGGTCATCTTCCAGACCAACGATAGCTTGGGGAGGATCCGCTCGCTCTTCAACCTCAACGGCGGAGGAGGGGGCTCTGGATCTTGGCcgcccatcgccccgccgccccagGAGGCGGAGACGGATCCGTCCGTGCTCTGGCTCGCCGACGCGCCGGCCGGGGACATGAAGGAGTCGCCGCCGTCCGTCGAGATCTCCGTCTCCAAGCCGCCGCAGCCACAGCCGCCGCAGATCCATCAGTTCGAGAACGGGAGCACCAGCACGCTCACGGAGAACCCCGGCCTCTCCGTGCACGCGCAGCAGCCTCCGCCGCAGCAGGCGGCCGCGTCGGCGCAGAGGCAGAACcagcaccagctccagcatcaGCACCAGCTCCAGCTCCAGCACCAGCACAATCAGGGTCCTTTCCGCCGGGAGCTCAATTTCTCAGATTTCGCGTCCAACGCATCCGTCACGGTGACCCCGCCTTTCTTCAAGCCTGAGTCTGGTGAGATCCTAAACTTTGGCGCTGACAGCACCAGCCGGAGGAACCCTTCGCCGGCACCCCCCGCCGCGACGGCCAGCCTCACCACCGCGCCGGGGAGCCTCTTCTCCCAGCACACGGCGACTGTGACGGCCCCATCAAACGACGCCAAGAACAACCCGAAGCGGTCCATGGAGGCCACCTCCCGCGCGAGCAACACCAACCACCACCAGACCGCGACAGCCAACGAGGGGATGCTGTCCTTCTCGTCGGCGCCGACGACGCGGCCGTCCACCGGCACGGGCGCACCAGCCAAGTCGGAGTCCGACCACTCAGACCTGGAGGCGTCGGTCCGCGAGGTGGAGAGCAGCCGCGTGGTGCCTCCGCCGGAGGAGAAGCGGCCGCGCAAGCGCGGGCGCAAGCCGGCGAACGGGCGCGAGGAGCCCCTGAACCACGTGGAGGCGGAGCGGCAGCGGCGAGAGAAGCTGAACCAGCGGTTCTACGCGCTCCGCGCCGTGGTGCCCAACGTGTCCAAGATGGACAAGGCCTCGCTGCTCGGCGACGCCATCTCCTACATCAACGAGCTTCGCGGCAAGATGACGGCGCTGGAGTCGGACAAGGAGACGCTCCATTCCCAAATCGAGGCGCTCAAGAAGGAGCGCGACGCCCGGCCGGCCGCGCCGTCGTCGGGGATGCACGACAACGGGGCGCGGTGCCACGCGGTGGAGATCGAGGCCAAGATCCTGGGGCTGGAGGCGATGATCCGCGTGCAGTGCCACAAGCGCAACCACCCGGCGGCGAAGCTGATGACGGCGCTGCGGGAGCTGGACCTGGACGTGTACCACGCCAGCGTCTCGGTGGTGAAGGACATCATGATCCAGCAGGTGGCGGTGAAGATGGCCACCCGGGTCTACTCCCAGGACCAGCTCAACGCGGCGCTCTACGGCCGCCTCGCCGAGCCGGGCACCGCGATGCAAATCCGGTAA